The DNA window GCGAGCTCCTCGGGCGTCGGCCGCTCGAAGGCGGCGCGATAGCCGGCGAGGTGCTCGCGGGTGAGCGGCGGATCCTCCGCGCCACGGGCGCTGATGCGTCGCCAGAGCTCCTCGTCCTCGGCATCGAGGACGATCAGCTCGACGCGGGCGCCGAGGGCCCGGGCGTCCTCGCGCAGGCGGTCGCGCTCGCCCCGCCCCCAGGTGCCCCATTCGATGACCACGTCCGCTCGCTGCTCGAGCAGCTCCTGGCCGATCTGCCACTGCAGCTGCTCGATGCGCTCGCGCAGGCCCTCGTCCCACAGGGAGACGCCGAGCCGGGCCATCCAGTCGTCGGGGCTGAGGCGCATCGCGCCCGTGGCCTCGACGATCGCGTCCGCGGCGGAGGTCTTCCCGCTGCCGGGGAGGCCGCACACGATCGTCAGCGTGGGCTGCGTGGACCGCCGGGGCCGAGCTCGCAGCGCCCGCACCTGGTCGAGCCAGCCGATGCCCAGCAGCTCGCCGTCCGGCAGGGAGTCCTCGCGGTCCCAGCGCCAGGTCGTCGCGATCGCGCGGGACAGGATCCGGCAGTCCGCGAGCAGCTCGGCGTCCACTCCCGGATAGTGCTCGGCGACCTGCGCCGGGGCATGCGCGAGATCGAACTCGACCGGGCCGGAGCAGCAGGTCTCGAGGTCGATGAACAGCGGTCCGCCCGGGGTGTCCAGGAGGTTGCCCGGATGCGGCTCGCCGTGGAGGGGCTGCTGGGTACCGCTGCGGCTGATCCTGCCGCCGAGCTCGCGCAGGGCGTCGCGCAGGGCGGCGCGGTCCGGGTCGGTCAGGCGCGGGGTGCGCTCGGGGTCCTCGAGGAGGTCGAGGGCGGAGGTGACGCGGTGGGAGAACGGGGGGACCTCGAGCTGGGCCTCGCGCATCGCGGCGTGGAGGCGCACGAAGGCGTCGGCGTACTCCTCGGGCGGCAGCTCCGGGCGCGGGTTCGACGGGAGGTGGCTCCACAGGGTGATCTCGAATCCGTCCCGGAGGTGCACCTGCGGCGGGACGCGCGGATCGAGCGGGCCGACGGGGGCTCCGGCTTCCAGCAGCCTCAGCGCCCGGTCGACCTCGACCTGCGACCCGCCCAGCTCCGCAGGCCCGATGCGGGCGACGAGGTCGCAGGGCAGCAGACGCGCGGTGAGCCGGTTGGAGTCGTGGAGGTCGACGACCTCGTCGGCCGCGAGCCCGAAGGAGCGCACGAGGTCGGCGGCGGCGAGTCGGGCGCGGGCGGCCGCAGCGGGATG is part of the Brachybacterium ginsengisoli genome and encodes:
- a CDS encoding AAA family ATPase: MHPAAAARARLAAADLVRSFGLAADEVVDLHDSNRLTARLLPCDLVARIGPAELGGSQVEVDRALRLLEAGAPVGPLDPRVPPQVHLRDGFEITLWSHLPSNPRPELPPEEYADAFVRLHAAMREAQLEVPPFSHRVTSALDLLEDPERTPRLTDPDRAALRDALRELGGRISRSGTQQPLHGEPHPGNLLDTPGGPLFIDLETCCSGPVEFDLAHAPAQVAEHYPGVDAELLADCRILSRAIATTWRWDREDSLPDGELLGIGWLDQVRALRARPRRSTQPTLTIVCGLPGSGKTSAADAIVEATGAMRLSPDDWMARLGVSLWDEGLRERIEQLQWQIGQELLEQRADVVIEWGTWGRGERDRLREDARALGARVELIVLDAEDEELWRRISARGAEDPPLTREHLAGYRAAFERPTPEELALFDPPQRL